In Tachysurus vachellii isolate PV-2020 chromosome 12, HZAU_Pvac_v1, whole genome shotgun sequence, the DNA window TTCCTAATATGATTCCTGATGATTCCAATAcgatgaaagaaaacaaaataatttaaccctattattattacagacaggttattaatctaaaataaaatacatccaaAATTATATCAATCAAACAACAGAACAGATTCCAATTATGATTTCAATATGATACCCAATATGATTCCTAATATGATTCCTGATGATACCCAATATGATTCCTAATATGATTCCTGATGATTCCAATAcgatgaaagaaaacaaaataatttaaccctattattattacagacaggttattaatctaaaataaaatacatccaaAATTATATCAATCAAACAACAGAACAGATTCCAATTATGATTCCAATATCATACCAATATGATTCCTAATATGATTCCAAtatgatgaaagaaaaaataataatttaaccctattattattacaaaaatgttattaatctaaaaaaaaaccctctaaaATTATAGCAATCATTTATAAGTGCCCTGTAAACTCTAAGCACTTTTTGGGTATAATTTTATGTAGTTTTAAGTGGCATTAATTAGAAGCCTAACAAATCTTTCTGGAGGTCAAAAGCGTTGGCATTGGAAATAAACAAAGGGGAATTATTTGTAGGATTCACTCAAATTTCACAAGTTCCTACATTAGTGAACTTTACACCGTGATAAAATGATGTCTTTTACACATCTACAAAGGAAACCACTTAGGATTAAACCACACTTAAATCAAAAAGTGACTGGAATTAGGGCTTATTCCAGTGAATCAGGTCACTTGGCACTCCCAATAATCTGCTTTAATCTCACTTTTTTGAGTCGACTCGGAATCAAAATGTTGATTCGTTGTTTAGTGTGATGcagtttttatttgaatttttatttaaatattgcatctgaattaaacttttatttgaattgtattttatttgaacgAGAACCTAGTGTGGTGcaatttttatttgaacacaCGAGAGACAAAAAGAGTCGATACATCCGTGAGTGACACGTCAGTAAATTGAATAAAATCAGATTAAAGAAAAGGATTTTTTTAGACAACGCGATTACAGGTTGTTTAATTCCACTTTGTTAGCAGATACAGATTGATGCGGcgttaaattaaataaacgcTTCACTCTCTATCTACCCGAATCGACATTTCGATTTCGAGCCGACTCTATCGGCTCGAGACAAAAAGAGTCGACACATCCGTGAGTGACACTTCagtaaattgaaaaaaaaaaatcggattgAAGAACTGGATTACAGGTTGTTATGGTAACCACGTTCTCACGTCACAGAACAACGCGAAAATGTTGTCTTCCGATTTTGATGTAAGCCAAATCATCCGAATtcaatctttattttatatttcctaCATcgaataatattatttaatgtactttttttgtgttaaataaataaataaataaatgaataaataaataaataaatttgctttCTCGAACTTTCTACACCACATCGACCACAGAGTACCGAAACATATTAACAGAGGACTAataacactttaaaatattttattacggTTATTTGttacgatttttttttacaattttataccTGTATTAAAGACCTGGAGCCTTCTCGAGTGCACGTGCATACCAGTCACGTGATGCATCGTTAGCctgttagctagttagttagttagcacCATGctaattaatgattaaatatataaattattccTTTTAGCATACTGTGGTTATGtgctgttgggttttttttacccCCCACATATAAAATGTCCTCATCAATGTAACATCTTTTTTTAACTGATGTTTAATTAACTAATGGTGtgttttttctcatttcagaTTGATTTCTCATTTGAAAGGACGACTTTTAGTGAATCTTCACCAGAGATTAAGCCTTGTCACGGTTTTGGTGTGTGCAAAGACGTCAAGAACAACCTACTCTATCAGGACGAGGAGACGGTGATCTTCCCAAGTGGAAAGTGGTGTGTGAGCTACAACGTCCCCAGGAGACACACCAAGTTCATCCACAGTAAGCCTGCTGAGAGCTTCACCTCCTCTAGgacctttttaaaaacaacttcAGCATTTAATCGTTACGTTGACGGGAAAATACGAACCGTAAAGACGTTTCTTTTCCATaaagtacaaaaacaaaaatgcatttcaatcaaggaacacacaaacattgtaCTGTAACGATTATGATCATGGCAAGTCAtaggaagtcgtggcctaatggttagagagtttgactcctaaccctaaggttgtgggttcgagtctcgggccggcaataccacgactgaggtgcccttgagcaaggcaccgaacccccccaactgctcctccccgggcgccgcagcataaatggctgcccactgctccgggtgtgtgttcactgctgtgtgtgtgcactttggatgggttaaatgcagagaacgaattttGAATATGGgtcatacttagctgtatgtcacgtcatctCCGTCTGTATGTTCGTTTGATGTTCATTTGTAGTTTGAGTAGCTTTTCATTTGAATCATTCGGTCCTTTTACTCATATGTTACTCCACAGTTGCAGATGGAAGCATACAGGCCCTAGCTTTATGTCCCGATCGGCGCTACCTTGCAGTGTCAGAGAGCAACACCATCACCGTCTTTGACCTAAAGGACGAGAAGTACGCTAAGATACAGACTCTGATGGGCAGCGACTACGGCGTGGAGGAATTTGTCTGCATGGCGTTTTCTGCTGATTCGAAGTACCTGCTAGGCCAAGCTAGAGGACCCACATGGAGCCTCTTCTATTGGCAGTGGGAGGAAAAGGATCTCATAGCAAGAGTGGGGGCCATAAAGAAAGGCCTTATCAGACAGGTAGAAATTCAAAATGCATCAATTGTAAGCGAAGGCAAGTGAACTTTGCAATGCTAAAGACGgttctgtacaaaaaaaaatctggattaCAGTTTATCcatgaatcatttttatttattcaatcttcaattgctgttttttatGTCTGTGCTTTACGAGTGTATACTGTGTTCACTTTTCTATATCCCAGGTCAGCTTTAACCCTGAGGATGACAAACAGGTCTGCGTGAGCGGAAAGGGAGTCTTTAAAATCTTCGAATTGAATGAGGACTCCCTGAAACATCAGCACTCGTTTAAGATGAAGAACGAGGATGTCCTGTGCCACACGTGGATGTCTGGGGGCTCCATTGTCGCAGGAACGGAGGCAGGAGAACTTCTATTGTTGAAGTCAAAATGCCTAAACAGGCTGGAGAAACCATTTGAGAGGTATAAGAGGTcctctgttttgtctttgtaaTGCTGGTGTCATCCTACTTTGTGCAATAAGGTATAATATCATTTTTCTGCATTCTCAATGCAATGTTCTGCATTCTCTCCCCCTCTGACAGTAACACAGATAAGTTGGACTCATCTCCCTCTCAGTCCCCACTGACATATGTCACTGCCATTGTGCGCTATTCAAAGGGCTTCGCCTGTTCGGCTGGGCAGGGGTTAGTTTGTCTCTTTGAAGAGACCGAGCAGGACAACTACAGGAAGTACGGGACAATAAGAGTGAGTGATCCATGTTTAACATTCGGCAGAAGTTTGTACGCAAAAACCTTACAAATTAGGTAAATATGCAAGTTTATCATTAAGGATGATTAGTATAAGAGCTGTGTTCCTCTGTTCTGCAGATTCCTGTGCACCCACACAGCAGTCAGCCGCTTCAGGCGATCACCACGATGTGTATAAGTCCATCAGAGGAGACGCTGGCCGTCAGCACAGACCAAGGCCAGCTCTATCACATCAGACTCCGATTAGTTAAGATTAGCAAGGTAACAGATATGAAACGGTAACATCATATCAAACGGTATGATGAGGATAcagtaattaaaaagaaagctTTTAAATTGGAAACGTACTGTACTGACTACTGCTTCTGTGTTTCTTCAGAATAAGAAGGCCGAGTTCAAAtacctgtctcactgtcttcACTCGGGGAGCATCACAggtatgtctgtctgtgcgaCGAAACCGCTCATCGCTACCTGCTCCAAGGACTGCACCGTGCACATCTGGAACTACAGCACCAAGTAGGAGGaaaaaataatatgttttataataaaaatgtttgataCTCCTCAATACTGACACGAGTAAGGTACTGGACATTAATGATTCGGCATAACGATCACCATCAGACACGGCTACCAaaatgtctgtagtgtttatttacTGAGAAAGTTATCTGACGTGtcctgggttttttttctctacaggAATCTGGTGCAGTTTAAGGAGTTCGACGAAGAGCCGCTCTGCGTCTCGATACACCCGAACAGCCTTTCCATCCTGGTGGGTTTCTCCACTGAAATCTGCCTCATGAACCTAATGAAGGTGAACATGCGTACTGTCCGGACGTACCCCATAGATAACTGCACTGAGGTGAGTTCTCACCCACGTGACCTTAGCGTTCTAAAGATTTGAAATCTGTCTCGTTTGTCCAGAAACCGTGTTCAGAATTAGCGAGTTAAATAAATTGTGCGTgtccacagtgtgtgttcaACCACGACGGCAACATGTTCGCCTCCATCAATAGAAAAATTATGTGCATCGTCAACGTCAGAACACGTGAAATACTGCAGCTGAGAGGCCACTGTAAACCGGTGAGTAAAAATCATTTAGTACCACAGGGTCTGTGTGAAGGAGGAAACGTGGGTGTGTTGATGAATTTCGTTGAATCCAGGATTACGATTATATGTGCATGTATTTTTGACATATTTTGTATGCAGTTAACTTGAGTTAACCTGAAAGGATTAACAGGTCATTCAGAAATGTTCAGTCTGaacacatcaaacacacttttaacactaatattaataactggatttttttaaatctttgaaataaaatgaagaccATTAACTAATATTGGTGTCTCCGATACTCTGTTCTGACCCTTCAGGTGCAGTCTGTGAAGTGGAACGATGACGACACTCTTCTGGTGTCTTGCGGGCCGGACGGCATGGTGTACGTTTGGGACGCTCTGACCGGCCTCTACACAAGCCGCAACGATACGGATCAGTGCTACGTAGACGTGACGTTCTCACCTAACAACACGAGCATCGTCGCTGTAGCCCACAACCTTATTCATGAGATCAGTCACGAAAGggcaagtacaaaaaaaaacaccgtatGATTGTTTTGACTCTGTGAAAGGTGGATAAAATCACAGCAGCTCAACAGTGTAACATAACGAACAAGGACTTGGTCCACAGCATTTACACAGAGATTCTGTGTATTTAACGATTCatacagcagctgtaaacatGCTCTTATTGTGGTTTGTACACCTGCTAGATCCTGAAGACTTGATCCTTTGTTCCTCTGTATGGACAAAACTAAAGTTTAGTTGAGTTTGAGGtcgcatgtgtttttgtttgcgtTCAGGTCCTGTGTGAAATGGCCTCAGATGGCGCGGCCTATACAGCCATCTCCGTGACACATTTGGGCAGAACTGTCTTCGTCGGCACCGCCGCTGGTACCGTCAGGGTCCTTGATTACCCTTTTGAAATAGAGATGAAATGGAAAGAACATCAGGCCCATTCTGGTCCCATCACCAaagtatgtgtatgttttatgGGGGTCATGAAAGGCTgcaaatacacatatatatatatatatatatattctgtagaTAATGATGTGTGTTGTAAGAGTTAATGATGAAAGAAGTGAGAAAGAATGCAGCAAGCCTGTCATTCCATTGGCTGTGTGTGCTTCCATCTGACCGAGAGATTCATTTAGCTAACGATTGCGTGTGCAGATGGCTGTCACACCCGGTGATCAGTACCTGCTGACCGCCTCAAAGGACGGCTCCCTTTTCATATGGTCGATCATTGACGAGAATGGACGGGCGCTTGAGATGGTCACTGACGTAGACTACACTGAGGAGGTCCTCTGTACGAAGGAATTTCTGAAGAAAAAGGTAAATATGACAATGCCATGAGCTATACGATCATTAACAGATCCTTGTCCGACGCCTGCGACACAGGCCTACAGTGACACTTTACACTGATGGCCAGGATCTGatatttttcttcatcatcCAGGACAACACGATAAGTGAGCTGAAGTTGCAGATTAAGTTCCTGGAGTTTGGGAAGAAGTTCA includes these proteins:
- the LOC132854795 gene encoding cilia- and flagella-associated protein 57-like — its product is MLSSDFDIDFSFERTTFSESSPEIKPCHGFGVCKDVKNNLLYQDEETVIFPSGKWCVSYNVPRRHTKFIHIADGSIQALALCPDRRYLAVSESNTITVFDLKDEKYAKIQTLMGSDYGVEEFVCMAFSADSKYLLGQARGPTWSLFYWQWEEKDLIARVGAIKKGLIRQVSFNPEDDKQVCVSGKGVFKIFELNEDSLKHQHSFKMKNEDVLCHTWMSGGSIVAGTEAGELLLLKSKCLNRLEKPFESNTDKLDSSPSQSPLTYVTAIVRYSKGFACSAGQGLVCLFEETEQDNYRKYGTIRIPVHPHSSQPLQAITTMCISPSEETLAVSTDQGQLYHIRLRLVKISKNKKAEFKYLSHCLHSGSITGMSVCATKPLIATCSKDCTVHIWNYSTKNLVQFKEFDEEPLCVSIHPNSLSILVGFSTEICLMNLMKVNMRTVRTYPIDNCTECVFNHDGNMFASINRKIMCIVNVRTREILQLRGHCKPVQSVKWNDDDTLLVSCGPDGMVYVWDALTGLYTSRNDTDQCYVDVTFSPNNTSIVAVAHNLIHEISHERVLCEMASDGAAYTAISVTHLGRTVFVGTAAGTVRVLDYPFEIEMKWKEHQAHSGPITKMAVTPGDQYLLTASKDGSLFIWSIIDENGRALEMVTDVDYTEEVLCTKEFLKKKDNTISELKLQIKFLEFGKKFKIKVKDINCNERIQNCIQDGLQQVEALKEQIRVLNAEREDQTASYENLFIKLKEQLAIELKDHNKNLCKMLLTKFKKHEDMKQKLQLVQETFETEMEEAEKSHLRAMKESKQDYEAKLQELQAMLEHEVKDSEEKLRELKGLTEREIMDLYYDYEQELEVEKEIRQRLQYYKKEMASKILTCSSMKRVIQDQSCNISKLEEQMQILSGRIQAMTENILDVTKEKEEQSHTIAGKESSIGQLNKIIENLEKSLEEKKEELDRVIFQARTAEEESKQRSEQERAEYIRLVKEMEENKETFKKISFQIKQKKVKNQDIIAELKRQLESKNKALKTHRQTVIDGNFLLNRMKSDIHSCSSFIQDPKKLRKNFTKIYKQYIKKSWVKIGLDPEVVQKQTRQTERLSKMLDAQAARQAKEIKIEKTRNCKIVIETSYVIQELKDEQLKHRHVLKSIEVKNMKYDETGFHAISVVKERPVFSHQRPETEEEPPIEGRSTDLSNAEDNEQCEITTDSP